AAACATTACGGATTCCCCTGGCATTAATagaaaaaacagaaattgacattTACTATCACAGGGACTATATGAATAATATTAAACGTGTATACATTCACATGAACCGGGTTCTTACTAGTTGCAAATAAAAACAGTGCTTTGTATCTCCGGCGGAGATACGATCTTCGGCAAAATCATTCGCAAGGAGATTCCTGCAAAAATATTATTTGAAGATGAAGTGGTTGGCCTAAATCATATATTTTTATACAATTGCAAGTGACATTGTACCATAGATTGGTAAAACAAATTGCCATCAAGCTAACATTAAGTGTCAGTGGGAATTTCCCTgccataaataaatatatatatataaaaaaaagtttGGCTCACACAAACAATGCTCTTTCCTGAAGAGATATAAAGTTTTATCAGATACAAATAAAACTCAGTCCTGCACAACTCACTTGATAAATCCAGTAGTCAACAAACTAGGCATCAGCCTGAATTTCCCTTCCATTAACAAAAGCCTTGGCTCCGGCAAAGTTTGCACTTTTCCCTTCCTTCCTTGCTCTCTCAATCATCGGCCACAAACAATTCCGAGCTTCTTTGTCAAATGCTGTCCAGAGAACTATTGCCCTGCAAATGTCCTTCACTCTTGCTTTGATGTTCTCGTCAGATTTTTTCTGCTATTTCATCAATTCGTAGATTCCATCTCCGACTATACCAGTCATTCTCGTTTACCTTTGACTCCATTTCAGTGAGTTTCTTCTCCTGCTTTGCAACCTGAATTTTCATTGTTGCGTTCTGCTCCTTCAGAGTTTTTACTTCGTCAGCATTGAAATCAATCACTTTCTTCAGGTTAACGATACTTGATAGTGTTCTTTTTCACCAAATCCATGATGTCATCTGCGCTCTCTTTGATTTTAGCCGTGAGGATGCGGAGGGTGTTGTCCTGTAGCTGGCTCATTGATGGTTCACGTCTCAGCTTCTTTGGAagttgctccttggttggggtattCGGGTATGCATCGCATCCAACCCCCTTTTTTACAAGGCAAGCATATGAGTGAGTTTCAACAATGCCTCTTTTCTCCTTGGAAGTTTcaacatccattatctcagcaacAGTTTGGTCATGTCCTGATTCCATGCTACTATCTATGAAGACGTTAGTAGGCTAACTTAACTACACACGCTGAAACTTTTCGATAGCTAGCTTGTTCGTTGGAAATCGTCAAAAATATATTTCAGTGGTTTGATTAATTACAAAATTATTCAAAATAGCTACATTGTATGGTTAAATATCATTTTTTTgtgaaaaaaaaacaacaaattgCAACTTCAGTTTAAAACTATAAACCTTGTGAGAAAACCCTAAAATTGTTCCTCAGCTAGAAATATTACACCCTCTCATGCCGCCATTTTGAGCGAAGAAGGGCGCAATTGGGGGCTGCAATTCTGGGCATTCCTGCATCTGCAGGAACCCCCCTTCATAATTCTATAGAAACACACGACGATGTTTAACGTGACCACTCCCCCGAGTAGGGTACAGACGTAGGGTATTCTCATTGCTCCCATGTAATTAGCCTAACTTTCCCATTGCTCCCATGTAATTAGCCTAACTTTCCCATTGCTCCCATGTAGTTAGCCTAACTTTCCCATTGCTCCCATGTAGTTAGCCTAACTTTCCCATTGCTCGCATGTAGTTAGCCTAACTTTCCCATTGCTCTCATGTAGTTAGCCTAACTTTCCCATTGCTCCCATGTAATTAGCCTAACTTTCCCATTGCTCCCATGTAATTAGCCTAACTTTCCCATTGCTCCCATGTAATTAGCCTAACTTTCCCATTGCTCCCATGTAGTTAGCCTAACTTTCCCATTGCTCTCATGTAATTAACCTAACTTTCCCATTGCTCCCATGTAATTAACCTAACTTTCCCATTGCTCCCATGTAATTAACCTAACTTTCCCATTGCTCTCATGTAATTAACCTAACTTTCCCATTGCTCCCATGTAATTAACCTAACTTTCCCATTGCTCTCATGTAATTAACCTAACTTTCCCATTGCTCCCATGTAATTAACCTAACTTTCCCATTGCTCCCATGTAGTTAGCCTAACTTTCCCATTGCTCCcattcggcgatgtcatttacaaaatagcctccaatactctactcaataaattggatgcagtctatcacagtgccatccgttttgtcaccaaagccccatataccacccaccactgcgacctgtactctctcgttggctggccctcgcttcatactcgtcgcctaacccactggctccaggtcacctacaagaccctgctaggtaaagtcccccctaatctcagctcactggtcaccatagcaacacccacctgtagcacgcgctccagcaggtgtatctctctggtcacccccaaaaccaattcttcctttggccgcctctccttccagttctctgctgccaatgactggaacaaactacaaaaatctctgaaactggaaacacttatctccctcactagctttaagcaccagctgtcagagcagctcacagattactccacctgtacatagcccatctataatttagcccaaacaactacctctccccctactgtatttatttagttattttgctccccattatttctatctctactttgcacattcttccactgcaaatctaccattccagtgttttacttgctatattgtatttacttcgccaccatggccttttttttgcctttacctcccttatctcacctcatttgctcacattgtatatagacttatttttctactgtattgactgtatgttttgtttattccatgtgtaactctgtgttgttgtatgtgtcgaatcaAATCGaactgcttttctttatcttggccaggtcgcaattgtaaatgagaacttgttctcaacttgcctacctggttaaataaaggtgaaataaattttAAAAAGTAGTTATCCTAACTTTCCCATTGCTCCCATGTAATTAGCCTCACTTTCCCATTGCTCCCATGTAATTAGCCTCACTTTCCCATTGCTCCCATGTAATTAGCCTAACTTTCCCATTGCTCCCATGTAATTAGCCTAACTTTCCCATTGCTCCCATGCAATTAGCCTAACTTTCCTATTGCTCCCATGCAATTAGCCTAACTTTCCCATTGCTCCCATGTAATTAGCCTAACTTTCCCATTGCTCCCATGTAATTAGCCTAACTTTCCCATTGCTCCCATGTAATTAGCCTAACTTTCCCATTGCTCCCATGTAATTAGCCTAACTTTCCCATTGCTCCCATGTAATTAGCCTAACTTTCCCATTGCTCCCATGTAATTAGCCTAACTTTCCCATTGCTCCCATGTAATTAGCCTAACTTTCCCATTGCTCTCATGTAATTAGCCTAACTTTCCCATTGCTCTCATGTATTTAGCCTAACTTTCCCATTGCTCCCATGTAATTAGCCTAACTTTCCCATTGCTCCCATGCAATTAGCCTAACTTTCCCATTGCTCCCATGCAATTAGCCTAACTTTCCCATTGCTCCCATGTAATTAGCCTAACTTTCCCATTGCTCCCATGTAATTAGCCTAACTTTCCCATTGCTCCCATGTAATTAGCCTAACTTTCCCATTGCTCCCATGTAACAAATTACTCCCACAACAAATGATCTGTATGATACTTAttctgacactagtgtgttaccCGATCTGCTAACACTGAAAGTAAAGCTAGTAAATCTGTCGCATTATACTTACGTCACTGTTTGTTCCCCCCCTAGCTTTTTCACCGGTTAACTGACGTTAGCTGGCTGGTTAGCGAGAGAAGTTCATGTAAAATATAATTCACTAGTCTTAGATATGCCGCGTAACTATATACTTCCAGTTTTTGCCTGCCCTTGAACGGTCTAAAGTATTTTTGAGAAGTTGACTTGCCGTTTCTAATAGTCGATTTTGAAGCTAAGAAAGGCGGGAGGTGGGGGCGCTCCAGTACAGTTAATGCGCAATAACGTTGGATGCCAGCCGCCGATAAATACCACAGAAGAAAAGGCGGGTTCGacaacagtagctagctagccttaCACCGGTAGACCGTGTCCTTCGTCCCCGCCTGTCGGGCACTGTTTTCGCACTTTTTTGTTAATGACGGTGGTTCAGCAGGCGGGAGAGTCTACCGATGTCGCTCCCGCTAGCTAGCAAGGAGGATTCCGGGAGAGGCGAAAACACTCCGATAGTACTTTTATTTTCCTTTTGACCCACATTCAAAAGTGTCACAAGCGTGAAGATGTCGACTGGTAGCCAGAGCAAATCCTCCACTGGACAGCTGCATGTAAATTATTTAATGCAATATTCAACACAGTCTGAAACTAATGCCTGCGAAAATGTGTAAATGTTCCTTATATTActagccagaatgttgaataaaataccATTTAAACTTACTCTACCGGTTGTCTGTGCAGTTTGTCCTTCAGCTGCTCTAAATGTTTGACAAAATATCCACAGAAAAGTATTGTTTACCCAAGACAGCAGGTAGGTACAATTAAGCCTAGTTTTACATGGATATTCGGGTTCTCTCTCATCAATAGCAAATGAAGCAATCATGCCATGACAATGAACAGGGTATATTCTGAACCAGGGGAGGATGGAAAACAATCCACAATCTTATTTTTTTGAAATcctattaaaaaaaatgtaaaattcaCACAAAAAAGGTCAATTTGTTCACCATCCACAGATTCAGAATATAAAATTGTCATGGCATGCTTGGTTCAATAGCTATTGACGAGATTATTGAAAATCCAATATAAAACTAATTTTACCTCGGTGCAGAAGGAAACATACACAGTACCAACTGGCTCTTAAAGGTTTaatcaacattctggcttgtaagtGACATTTACACGATTTTGCAGGCATTCGTTTCAGGCTGTATATACCAATTAATTGTGTGTTACTGCCTCATCAATGAGACTGTTCAACACTGATATGTCCTCCTCCACAGCATGCCAGCCAGCTAGGGTAGCCATAAAACATATCACCTAATCAGACCATTAGTACTGTTCCAGCTGGCCCGATAGGCATTATTAGATAGGTAACTGTATCACAGagactaccatctaccatcttttACTTGACGGTACTTCCTCAATTTCCAAGTTGGAAGACAACACGTCTTCtagacttacatttacatttacatttaagtcatttagcagacgctcttatccagagcgacttacaaattggacttCCATGTCTAGTTGCAGGGAGGTTCatttgaatttagaaaatgctctgtaaaaataaaaaataaagtgatCCATCAATGTGTCCACCCCACAGTGCTGCATGTCATGATGACACTCACCTGTCTCAATCAATGGAGAAAATATTTGAAATGAACAAGATGGAGACGTACACATTGATGTATTACGTCATGGAGCGAAACATGTTTATTTTATTAATAACagagcattttctaaattcaatgatttattataataacagcattttctaaattcaatGATTTATTTTAATAACAGAGCATTTTAtaaattaaattatttattttaattacTGTGCATTTTATAAATGCAATGATTTATTTTAATAACAGAGCATTTTATAAATTCAATGATTTATTTTAATAACAGAGCATTTTTTAAATTCAATGATTTATTTTAATAACAGAGCATTTTATAAATTCAATGATTTATTTTAATAACAGAGCATTTTATAAATTCAAACAAAACCTCCCTGCAACTAGACATGGACGTTTAGAAGATGTGTTTTCTTCCAAGTCTGGAATTGAGGAAGTATCGGCAAGTAAACGTTGGTTGGAAAATCCTCTGTGCTATGCTTAACATGACCTACCTAATAAGGCCTAGCAGCCAGCTGGAACAACAATAATGGTCCGACTGGGTGCCATTTTGAATAGCTAGGGTAGCCAatgaataataattattattattttttattttttatcccattttctccccaattttcgtggtatccaatcgctagtaattactaccttgtctcttcgctacaactcccgtacgggctcgggagagacgaaggtcgaaagccatgcgtcctccgaagcacaacccaaccagccgtactgcttcttaacacagcgcgcctccaacccggaagccagccgcaccaatgtgtcggaggaaacaccgtgtacctggcccccttggctggcgtgcactgcgcccggcccgccacaggagtcgctggagcgcgatgagacaaggatatccctaccggccaaaccctccctaccccagacgacgctatgccaattgtgcgtcgccccacggacctcccggtcgcggccggctgcgacagagcctgggcgcgaacccagagactctggtggcgcagttagcactgcgatgcagtgccctagaccactgcgccacccgggaggcctatgaATACATTTTTTACCATCACCATTGAGCACCCATTCCTTCACAGGCCACTGCTGCAGAGAATGACTTCTGACTTTAGTTTACACGTGTAATGTTGCTCTATCTAACCCTAGTTGATACAGCTCGTGGTTTCTTCATTGCAGAGCTGCATCATCAAGCGATACTGTGAGAAGAGGTTTGTGCCCAAGTACCTGGCCACCATAGGGATTGACTATGGGGTCACCAAGTAAGTTGACCCCAATGATGATGAATAAATTAAAATAATTAAATCGTTTTGTAGACCAAAGATGCACAGTTCAGTTCCATTGCTGTCAGATTCcagataaaggagaggagacaagtgTACCGtggagcagtggttctcaaccatgTGCATTAGTTGATCCTACTAGTTCCCCTGGTTGAGAACCACTGATGTGGAGACTTTTGAAGTCTGTGTGACTTGATTTGAGTGTTTGTTGTCCATCAGAGTCCAGGTGCGTGACAGGGAGATCAAAGTGAACATCTTTGACATGGCAGGACACCCCTTCTTCTACGAGGTCAGTACCTTACTACTTCGGTCATGTTGGATCTACGTCCTAACATACTGGAACATTGTGTTATATACGTCAGACCAGATACACGTCTGCACCCTCATGTCCACACATGCATCCTGCCACCAACAGGCCAGTCTCTCTCTTTTTAAATACActgttcaaaaaaataaagggaacactaaaataacacatcctagatctgaatgaaggaactattcttattaaatacttttttctttacatagttgaatgtgctgacaacaaaatcacacaaaaattatcaaattTGGAAAtaaaatttatcaacccatggaggtctggatttggagtcacactcaaaattaaagtggaaaaccacactacaggctgatccaactttgatgtaatgtccttaaaacaagtcaaaatgaggctcagtagtgtgagtggcctccacgtgcctgtatgacctccctacaacgcctgggcatgctcctgatgaggtggcggatggtctcctgagggatctcctcccagacctggactaaagcatccgccaacacctggacagtctgtggtgcaacgtggcattggtggatggagtgagacatgatgtcccagatgtgctcaattggattcaggtctggggaacgggcgggccagtccatagcatcaatgccttcctcttgcaggaactgctgacacactccagccacatgaggtctagcattgtcttgcattaggaggaacccagggacaaccgcaccagcatatggtctcacaaggggtctgaggatctcatctcggtacctaatggcagtcaggctacctctggcgagcccatggagggctgtgctgcccccaaagaaatgccaccccacaccatgactgacccaccgccaaaccggtcatgctggaggatgttgcaggcagcagaacgttctccacggcatctccagactgtcacgtctgtcacatgtgctcagtgtgaacctgctttcatctgtgaagagcacagatggcgaatttgccaatcttggtgttctctagcaaatgccaaacgtcctgcacggtgttgggctgtaagcacaacccccacctgtggacgtcgggccctcataccaccctcatggagtctgtttctgaccgtttgagcagacacatgcacatttgtggcctgctggaggtcattttgcagggctctggtagtgctcctccttgcacaaaggcggaggtagcggtcctgctgctgggttgttgccctcctacggcttcctccacgtctcctgatgtactggcctgtctcctggtagcgcctccatgctctggacactacgctgacagacacagcaaaccttgccacagctcgcattgatgtgccatcctggatgagctgcactacctgagccacttgtgtgggttgtagacgccgtctcatgctaccactagagtgagagcaccaccagcatttaaaagtgaccaaaacatcagccaggaagcataggaactgagaagtggtctgtggtcaccacctgcagaatcactcctttattgggggtgtcttgctaattgcctataatttccaccttccacctattccatttgcacaacagcatgtgaaatttattgtcaatcagtgttgcttcctaagtggacagtttgatttcacagaagtgtgattgacttggagttacattgtgttgtttaagtgttccctttatttttttgagcagtgtctatatatatatataaatagtggggagaacaagtatttaatacactgctgattttccaggttttcctacttacaaagcatgtagaggtctgtaatttttatcataggtacacttcaactgtgagagacggaatctaaaacaaaaatccagaaaatcacattgtatgattaagtaattaattagcattttattgcatgacataagtatttgatcacctaccaaccagtaagaattccggctctcacagaccttgaTGCTATCATGTCTCACTCtcactctatatatatatatatgacacacagacaggcacgtACTGCTGTTCTTGTGGAGCAGTTAATTATTTTTCTAGTCGGAGGTGCTGCTTTTACACAAATCATCATTAAGTCAAACACAGTACTGAAGAAGTGTACCTCATGTTTTATTCAATTTTAGCCTATTTCATCGCTCTCTCGATCTCTCACTCTCTAactttttctctgtctgtctgtctgtctgtctgtctgtctgtctgtctgtctgtctgtctgtctgtctctgcaggTTCGTAATGAGTTCTATAAGGACAGCCAGGGAGTGGTGTTGGTGTACGATGTAGGTCTGAGGGAGAGTTTTGATGCGCTGGACAACTGGCTGGGTGAGATGAAACAGGAGATGGGCTCCCAGGCTAACATGGAGAGCATCGTTTTTGTCGTCTGTGCCAACAAGGTATGTGTTTGTATGATTGTTCTTCTCTGTGTACCAGGTTCACTGGacttagcagtgtgtgtgtgtgtgtgtgtgtgtgtgtgtgtgtgtgtgtgtgtgtgtgcatgcgcgctCCAGGTGGACCTGACTAAGCGTCGTGTGGTAGACGAGGGAGAGGGCAGGCTGTGGGCGGAGTCTAGAGGGTTCCACTACTTTGAGACGTCAGCACAGAGCGGAGAGGGCATCAGTGAGATGTTCcaggtgtgtacacacacacagacacgtcagacagacagacagacagacagacagacagacagacagacagatacacacacacagacagatacacacacacagacagatacacacacacagacagatacacacacacagacagccacacaaacagacagatacacacacacacagacagccacacagacagacagatacacacacacacagacacacacagacagccacacagacagacagatacacacacacagacagccacacagacagacagaaagacacacacagacagacacacacacacacagacagccacagacagacagatacacacacacagacagccacacagacagacagacacacacacagacagacagacagatacacacagacagacatacacacacagacagacagacagacagatacacacacacagtcagacagacagatacacacacacagacagccacacagacagacagccacacacacagacagccacacagacagacagattgtactgacctgtgtgtgttctccaggcgTTTTTCTCCTCCATAACGGACATGTGTGAGAACGGCGGGAAGCGCCCGGTGGCAGAGGTCAGTGTCGGCTTCACCAAGGAGCAGGCCGACACCATACGACGCATACGCAACAGCAAGGACTCCTGGGATATGCTGGGGGTCAAACCTGGAGCCACACGGTAAGACAAGGGGTCATGGAGCAAACCTGGAAGCTTTAAGCCCAGTCCAGAAACAGGGGTCAAACACATTCCATGTATCTGCTTCTTTTTGTTATGTCCTTTCAATTTGTGTAAAAGTAGCTCTTTACACTTGTACCCATATATGGGTTGAAATGGCAGACTAATAAATGTTCTAAATAAATGTTCTGGTTCTAAATTGGAACCTAGTGGCTGTACagtagtaacatgttatacagctcTGGTTCTAAATTGGAACACAGTGACTGTACagtagtaacatgttatacagctcTGGTTCTAAATTGGAACACAGTGACTGTACAGTAGTAACATGCTATAGAGCTCTGGTTCTAAATTGGAACCTAGTGGCTGTACagtagtaacatgttatacagctcTGGTTCTAAATTGGAACACAGTGACTGTACagtagtaacatgttatacagctcTGGTTCTAAATTGGAACACAGTGACTGTACAGTAGTAACATGTTATAGAGCTCTGGTTCTAAATTGGAACACAGTGACTGTACAGTAGTAACATGTTATAGAGCTCTGGTTCTAAATTGGAACACAGTGACTGTACagtagtaacatgttatacagctcTGGTTCTAAATTGGAACACAGTGACTGTACagtagtaacatgttatacagctcTGGTTCTAAATTGGAACACAGTGACTGTACagtagtaacatgttatacagctcTGGTTCTAAATTGGAACACAGTGACTGTACagtagtaacatgttatacagctcTGGTTCTAAATTGGAACACAGTGACTGTACagtagtaacatgttatacagctcTGGTTCTAAATTGGAACACAGTGACTGTACagtagtaacatgttatacagctcTGGTTCTAAATTGGAACACAGTGACTGTACagtagtaacatgttatacagctcTGGTTCTAAATTGGaacacagtggctgtacagtagtaacatgttatacagctcTGGTTCTAAATTGGaacacagtggctgtacagtagtaACATGCTATACAGCTCTGGTTCTAAATTGGAACCTAGTGGCTGTACagtagtaacatgttatacagctcTGGTTCTAAATTGGaacacagtggctgtacagtagtaACATGCTACACAGCTCTGGTTCTAAATTGGaacacagtggctgtacagtagtaACATGCTATACAGCTCTGGTTCTAAATTGGaacacagtggctgtacagtagtaACATGCTATACAGCTCTGGTTCTAAATTGGAACCTAGTGGCTGTACagtagtaacatgttatacagctcTGGTTCTAAATTGGAACACAGTGACTGTACagtagtaacatgttatacagctcTGGTTCTAAATTGGaacacagtggctgtacagtagtaACATGCTATACAGCTCTGGTTCTAAATTGGaacacagtggctgtacagtagtaACATGCTATACAGCTCTGGTTCTAAATTGGaacacagtggctgtacagtagtaacatgttatacagctcTGGTTCTAAATTGGAACACAGTGACTGTACAGTAGTAACATGCTATAGAGCTCTGGTTCTAAATTGGAACACAGTGACTGTACAGTAGTAACATGCTATAGAGCTCTGGTTCTAAATTGGAACACAGTGACTGTACAGTAGTAACATGTTATAGAGCTCTGGTTCTAAATTGGaacacagtggctgtacagtagtaACATGCTATACAGCTCTGGTTCTAAATTGGaacacagtggctgtacagtagtaacatgttatacagctcTGGTTCTGCGCTTCACAgtgctgtatgggttttgactgacagccgttccGAACCTGAACACTTCACACCGACCCTAACCCGCTAATATAGAAAATGTGCTGTAGGCTACAGTTGGAGACGGCAGATTTTTTGACAAGGGTTGCAGGATTTTATTTTGCCTGATTTAcgtatgtttctgcttataatttctgacattttggtAGGGCATTTGtcagtcaacttgtctataattagatacatgcagcttctcttctgtcattatacattgagtgtagaaaacattaggaacattgagtcctaatattgagtttgcacccacttttgccctcagaacagcctcaattaatcGAGACATAGACTCTACAagttgtcgaaagcgttccacagggatgctggcccatgttgactccaatgcttcccacagttgtgtcatgttggcttgtgatggaccattcttgatacacacgggaaacagttgagcttgaaaaacccagcagcgttgcagttcttgacatactcaaaccggtgcgcctggcacttactaccataccccgttcaaaggcactaatAAAATgtgtcttgccaattcaccctctgaatgacacccatacacaatccatgttctCCAATGCTGGAAGAGGGCCCTGAGTGTAAAAGTTTTGGAACCCCTGCCATAGAATAATAAATAAACCCTggctcaccagaataatgtcataaatCGATAGAATGCTTCAATCTAGTAGACATCTGTAAAGTTttctctgtcatctctgcttcTTTTTGCAGCAAAGACGTTTAGGGATCGGGGATAAAATGCAATAACTCTAGATTTTCTGTGCAAAATTATTTCCAAATGgcatcagtttgaccggttgtaAGGAAATAGAAAACTGTGAAAATGActcaacatgtttctgataagatttcagtttggTTTGGATGaaatattttatgtggttgaaatactatcagcttttatgatgctgataaagataacACCGCtac
The sequence above is a segment of the Salvelinus fontinalis isolate EN_2023a chromosome 15, ASM2944872v1, whole genome shotgun sequence genome. Coding sequences within it:
- the LOC129811407 gene encoding dnaJ homolog subfamily C member 27 — encoded protein: MDTNVQKRRENKKSLRVKVISLGNAEVGKSCIIKRYCEKRFVPKYLATIGIDYGVTKVQVRDREIKVNIFDMAGHPFFYEVRNEFYKDSQGVVLVYDVGLRESFDALDNWLGEMKQEMGSQANMESIVFVVCANKVDLTKRRVVDEGEGRLWAESRGFHYFETSAQSGEGISEMFQAFFSSITDMCENGGKRPVAEVSVGFTKEQADTIRRIRNSKDSWDMLGVKPGATREEVNKAYRKLAVLLHPDKCVAPGSEDAFKAVVNARTSLLKNIK